In Callospermophilus lateralis isolate mCalLat2 chromosome 4, mCalLat2.hap1, whole genome shotgun sequence, one genomic interval encodes:
- the LOC143396791 gene encoding nucleophosmin-like, whose amino-acid sequence MEDLMDVDMSPLRPQNYLFSCELKADKDYHFKVDNDENEHQLSLRRVSLGAGAKDELHTVEAESMNYEGGPIKVTLATLKMSVHPKVSLGGFEITPPEVLRLKCGSGPVHISGQHLVDAESEDEEEEDVKLFKCIWKVICPGGGSTVPQKKVKLAADEDVDDDDDEEEDDDDFDYEEIEEKAPVKKGQESPPKQEKTPKTSKGPSSVEDIKAKMQASIEKAH is encoded by the exons ATGGAAGATTTGATGGATGTGGACATGAGCCCCCTGAGGCCCCAGAACTACCTTTTCAGTTGTGAGCTAAAGGCTGACAAAGATTATCACTTTAAGGTGGATAATGATGAAAATGAGCACCAGTTATCCTTAAGAAGGGTCAGTTTAGGGGCTGGTGCAAAGGATGAATTGCACACTGTTGAAGCAGAGTCAATGAATTATGAAGGCGGTCCAATTAAAGTAACACTGGCAACATTGAAAATGTCTGTACACCCAAAGGTTTCCCTTGGGGGCTTTGAAATCACACCACCTGAGGTCTTAAGGTTGAAGTGTGGTTCAGGGCCTGTGCATATTAGTGGCCAGCACTTAGTAGATGCAGAGTCAGaagatgaagaggaggaggatgtgaAACTCTTTAAGTGTATCTGGAAAGTGATCTGCCCTGGAGGTGGTAGTACAGTTCCCCAGAAAAAAGTAAAACTTGCTGCTGATGAAGATgtcgatgatgatgatgatgaagaagaagatgatgatgattttgattATGAGGAAATTGAAGAAAAAGCTCCAGTGAA AAAAGGTCAAGAATCCCCCCCAAAACAGGAAAAAACTCCTAAAACATCAAAAGGACCTAGTTCTGTAGAAGACATTAAAGCAAAAATGCAAGCAAGTATAGAAAAAGCACATTGA